Genomic DNA from Vreelandella subglaciescola:
CGCCGACTACTGCGAAGGGGAAATGGCGGTTCCCGGCAAGATGGCCTGCGTACACTGCGACGCCGAAGTCACCCTTGAGCGGGTACAGCTGCTGGAGCCTTGCCACCAGTGCGGAAGCCGCTATTTTTCCCGGATGCACTAACGGCCTTGTATCACGCTCGTCTTACAGCCGTGCGGCGAGCACGGCGATGGCGATCAGGGCGAGCGTGCTCATCAGCGCGGCGTAGCCGAGGTTGTGCTTCATCAGATAATAGCCGCTGGTGCCGTAGCGCCCCTGCAATGACAGGTTAATCCCCGAAAGCGGCCCCACGGCGGTGCCCACCGCCCAGGCCGCCAGCGCGACAAAGGCAAACAGCGTTTGTTCGCTGCCTTCCAGGGCAAGAATGGACGCCAGCGTGGACACGCCGATAATCGGGTGCAGCCCGATGATGGCGCTCAGCACAATCACCACAAAGCTCATCATGGCCTCGGGCGTGCCGAAGTGGGCAAACAGCGTCCACTGTTCCTGAGTCGCGGCGTCCACCAGCGTAGAAAGCCCCAGGGTGAAAAGCCCGGCGGCGAGAAACAGCGAAATTTCCCCGCGCATGGCCGGCAGCCGCGTCATGCTGTGCTGGTGAATCCGGCGCAGCGCATAAACGGGGCCTTGGGACAGGTTGAAGGCCAGCGCCACGGTGGGCAGCAAAAACGTGATAATGCCGACGATCGAAAGCGTCGGGGTCAGCCAGAAGTGAAAAAGCATCACCAGTGCGGCCATGCACAGCGGCATCAGCAGGCTTTGGGGCGCCAGCGAAAAGCCCTCGACTTCGGTCAAGTCGAAGCGTCGACGCAGCTCAAGGGTGGTGATCAGCCCTGCGGCCATGGCCAGCGGAAACCCGGCCAGCGCCACGTAGCCGTATTGCATGTTGGGCACCAGCGCGATGACCACCCCCATCGACGCGAAAAACGGCGACCACAGCGCGGCGCTAGACAAACCGCGGTTGAGCGCCAGCAGCTGGGGCGTAGACAGCGGCTTTTCCCGGGACAATCGGTCGCCCACCATAAACACCGCGGAGAGATTTAAAATCGTGCCGAGAAAATGCACCCCCAGCCAGGTGCGCAGCACGCCGCCGGTGCCGGTAACGCGCTGCCCTTCAGTGCGCCGGTTGCCTTGGGTGCCAATCAGCGCAATAAAGCTCACGCCCACCAGCATGGCCACCACGAAGGCATTGCGGGTGAATATGCCCGGCCAGTCAACGCGGGCGCCGTAGCCCCACCGTGCCACCAGCAGCATGCCAATGCCCAGCGCGATCAGCACGCCGGCCTGACGCCGCGAACGCAGCGGAATGTCACGCCACAGCAGCACCACGGCAAGCCACAGCCCATAGCTCACCGCGTAAGTGGTGTTGATAACGCCGCTGAAACCGGCAATTTGCAAAAGTAGCGCGAGCAGAATCAAGCCGCCCGCGATGCGCTGGCGTGGGGTACTTTCGTGCATGGTCGCTTTCCTGAAAAAAACCACCGGCAGGCTAACGGCAACGCCCGGTGAAAGCCAGCGCAGCACGGATGCTATGATGCTGGCCGCCATTCACGACAGTACACAGAGGACAAACCATGTGGGATAAATCCATCTACCAGTGGCTGGGCGCTAGCGTACTAGCCGCGAGCCTGGCGGGCTGTACGTCTGAGAATGGGCCCGACGAGGAGCAGGCGAGCAGCGGCGCCGAGCAGGCCGAGAGCGCCGAAAAAGTTGAATCAGCGAGCGCTGATCCTGGGGGCGCCACGGCGCTCAAACAGACATTGCTGGCGCGCTATCCCGACTACTTGGGTGAGGTGCGCTACTTTCAGGCCGAAGAGGACTTGAACGATGACGGCACCCCCGAAGTGATTGTGCATATCGTCGGCCCGCAGGTGTGCGGCAGCGGCGGCTGCGAAACGCTGGTGTTCAGCCGCGAAGCGGAAGAGTTAACGCTGGTGGCTGAGATCACGCTAACGCGCCCGCCGGTGATTGTCGCTGAGGCTAGCACCCACGGCTGGCATGATCTGGGCGTGGCGGTCAGCGGCGGCGGAGAATCGGGCAGCTATGCCCGCCTGCGCTACGACGGCGAGCAGTATCCCTCCAACCCGACGGTCTCGCCCGCTGAAACCAGCGGTGACAAGATCGAGGGCAGCGTGGCGATCCCTACCTTTGAGGACTTCACCGAGGGTAAGCTGTTACGCAAGGATACCGGCGCCTGATCTGGCTGCTGGGCGATCAGGCGGCCGTTAGTCCGTCAGCGGTTCAGGCACGCTTTTTTCGCGCGTCGCCGGCTTTTCATCATCGACCACCGCAGCGCCGACGATATCGCCGGTGACGTTGAGCGCAGTGCCGCCCATGCCGATCAGCGCATCGACGCCGGCGATCAGCGCGACCACTTCAAGCGGCAGTCCGAACATGCTGAGTACGGCGGAAAGCGTGACCAGCCCCGCCGCCGGCACGCCGGCGGTGCCCACCGAAAGCAGCGTGCCGATCACCACGATAATCACAAAGCCGCTGAAAGAAAGATCCAGTCCGGTAATGTTAGCGGCAAATACCAGCGATACGCCCATGCGCAGAGCGCCACCGTCGGAGTTGAAGATAGCGCCGAGGGGCAGGGAGAAATTGGCGGTTTTTTCCGACACGCCGGCCTTTTTAGCCGCTTTAATCGCAATGGGCAGGGTGGCAATGCTGCTGGAGGTAAAAAACGCCGTGGTGAATGCTTCACGAATGTTTTTGTAAAACGCCCCGACTGAGTGCCGGGACAAGCTGATAAAGGCGGTATAAACCACGCTCCAGAGAACGATCAGCCCCAGGTAAAACACGCCGGTAAAATACAGCAGCGACTTCAGCGTCGCCCACCCCTGGCTGCCAAACGTGGAGGCGCTGATGGCAAAGACGCCGATGGGCGCATACAGTAAAATACCGTTCAGCAGGCGGTAGAACATTTCGTTCATGGCGGTAAAGAAACGGTCGAGTATCGCGCCGTGATCGCGCATTTTTTCATCGCTGGAAAACAGCATCGTCGACACCGCCATGCCGATGATAATCGCGACGAAGAGGATGGCCATTAGATCGCCGGCGGTAAACGCGGCGAAGAGATTACGCGGGACGATTTGCAGCAGAATGTCGGAAAAGTGCGGGATATCCGGTTTATCGACCGAAGCGTCGGGCAGCGTAATGCCTTCGCCGGGGTTGAAGAACAGCGCCAGCGACACGCCAATCAGCACCGCCAGCGCGGTAGTGGTGAGGTAATACAGCAGCAGCTTGCCGCCCATTTTGCCCAGCTGGGGGAGGTTCATCTGGCTGACGGCCAGCACCACCGTGAGAAAAATCACCGGAATGGCAATCAGGCTCAGCAGATGAATCAGCAGGGTGCCCAGCGGTTTGAGCAGCGCGGCCTGCTCACGAAAAATCAGCGCTGTGGCGATGCCCAGCAAAAAGCCCGCCGCCATTTTGAGCACCAGCGGCGTATCGCGATAGGTTTTCCATGGTGTCTGAGTCCATAACGTCATGGTGTGGTTTCCTGCTTGGTAAAGGTGACCCAGCGCATCGCGCTGCTTTCCCGCGCCTGTTCAAGCTCTGCAATCAGGCGGCGGGCGGCGTTGGATAGCGTACGGTTTTTATGCACCAGATAGCCCAGCGGGCGGTACAGCGGCGGGGTGTCAACGTCAAGCGACACCAGTTCGTGGTCGATCATGCTCTCGGGCAACAGGCTCCAGCCAAGCCCCACGCTACACATCATTTTCAAGGTTTCCAGATAGTTGGTCGCCATGCTGGCCTCAAGCTCCAGCCCGTAGCGCTCCAGCCGCCGGCGCAGAAGCGCACGGGTGAAGGTCTGGGCACCGGGGAGGACGCTGGCGTGCCGGCACAGCTCGGCAAGCGTCAACGCAGGTACGTGGCACAGCGGGTGATCCGCCGCACAGACAAAACACATGCGATCCACCCAGACCGGCACAACCTCAAGCTGTTCGTGTGGCTCGGGAGCCAGCGTGACAATGGCGATTTCCAGCGTGCCGTCAAGCACGCTCTGATAGGCCTGTTCGGAGTCCAGAAAGCGCAGCGCCATGTGTACGTCGGGATGGTGCTGGGTATAGCGCCTCAGCAGCGGCGGCAAGCGGTGCAGGCCGATATGATGGCTGGTGGCAAGACTTAGCTGCCCGCCGACCTGGCCGGAAAGATTGGCCAAGGTCCGGCGGCTGTCGTCCACTGCCAGCAAAATATGCTGCGCCCGGGGCAGCAGCAGCTGGCCGGCCTCGGTCAGGGTAATACGCCGGCCTATGCGGTCAAACAGCCGGCTGTTGACCTGATTTTCCAGCACCGCAATACGTTTGCTGATGGCCGGCTGGGTCAGGTGCAGCTGCTCCGCTGCCCGTGAGAAGCTTTGGCAGTTGGCCACGGCCAGAAAGGCCTGGAGGCTTTGGGTATCCATTGCTATTCCTTTAAGGAATCCAAACCATAAATAACATGAATTGCATTTATCTTCGCGGAGGGTAGCATTGCCGGTAGAGGTTACACCATAGCGCCTGTCCTGCGGGTGCATGAGAAGCGTAAGTTATACACATCTTTTATACAAAAATAATTTTATTGAATTATTGTTAATGAGAAGTTGTAAAATATCGCGTTATAAAAGAATGAAGCTATAAAAGACCGCAATGCGTTATATAGGGCATCCGCCCGGGAGAGAACATGGCAGCTCAAACGCTTTATGACAAACTCTGGGAACAGCATCTGGTCAAGCAGCGCGACGACGGCACCGCGCTGGTTTACATCGACCGCCACATGCTCCACGAAGTCACTTCTCCGCAGGCGTTCGAGGGCTTGCGCCTTGCCGGCCGCAAGCCGTGGCGGCTGGATACCAACCTCGCCACCACCGATCACAACGTGCCCACTACGCTTGCCGAGCGCGCCCAGGGTAATAAAGGCATCAAGGACCCGATCTCGCTGATTCAAGTGCAGACGCTGGACGATAACTGCAGTGAATACGGCATTGTCGAGTTCGGTATCAACGATCCGCGCCAGGGTATCGTCCACGTGGTGGGTCCCGAGCAGGGCGCGACGCTTCCCGGCATGACGGTGGTTTGCGGCGATTCCCATACCGCCACCCACGGTGCGTTTGGCGCGCTGGCCCACGGCATCGGCACCTCCGAAGTCGAGCACGTGCTGGCCACCCAGTGCCTGTTGACACAGAAGATGAAAAACATGCAGGTGCGCGTGGAAGGCGAGTTGGGCACCGGCGTTACCGCCAAGGACGTGGTGCTGTCGATTATCGGCAAGATCGGCACCGCCGGCGGCACCGGCCATGCCATCGAGTTTGCCGGCAGCGCCATCGCAGGGCTGTCCATGGAAGGTCGCATGACGGTGTGCAACATGGCCATCGAAGCCGGCGCCCGGGTGGGCATGATCGCCGTTGACGACACCACCATCGATTACATCGGCAACCGCCCGTACTCGCCTGAAGGCGAGCAGTGGGACGCCGCCGTGGCCGACTGGCGCGAGCTGGTGTCCGACGCCGACGCCGCGTTCGACAAGGTCGTGACGTTTGACGCCGCCGACATCGAACCGCAGGTAAGCTGGGGCACCAGCCCCGAGATGGTCACCGGTATTTCCGGCGAGGTGCCCGACCCCAACGCGGCAGCGGACGACACCATCGCCACCAGCCACACCCGCGCGCTTGAGTACATGGGGCTTTCAGCCAACCAGAAAATCACCGATATCCGCCTCGACAAGGTGTTCATCGGCTCGTGCACCAACTCGCGCATCGAAGACCTGCGCGAAGCCGCCGCCGTGGCCAAGGGGCAGAAAGTCGCCGATACGATCATGCTGGCGATGGTGGTGCCGGGGTCGGGGCTGGTCAAGCGTCAGGCCGAAGAAGAAGGGCTGGACAAGATCTTTATCGACGCGGGCTTTGAATGGCGCGAGCCGGGCTGCTCGATGTGTCTGGCAATGAACGCCGACAAACTCGGCGCCGGCGAGCACTGCGCCTCGACCTCCAACCGCAACTTTGAAGGCCGTCAGGGCTACGGCGGGCGCACCCATTTGGTCAGCCCGGCAATGGCCGCCGCCGCCGCGATTGCCGGTCACTTTGTGGATGTGCGTCGCCTGCCCGCCAATGATGTCAGCCACGCGAAAAAGGCCTGAGCCATGAAAAAGTTTACCCGTTTTGAAGGCGCGGTCGCGCCGCTTGACCGCGCCAACGT
This window encodes:
- the leuC gene encoding 3-isopropylmalate dehydratase large subunit, with the protein product MAAQTLYDKLWEQHLVKQRDDGTALVYIDRHMLHEVTSPQAFEGLRLAGRKPWRLDTNLATTDHNVPTTLAERAQGNKGIKDPISLIQVQTLDDNCSEYGIVEFGINDPRQGIVHVVGPEQGATLPGMTVVCGDSHTATHGAFGALAHGIGTSEVEHVLATQCLLTQKMKNMQVRVEGELGTGVTAKDVVLSIIGKIGTAGGTGHAIEFAGSAIAGLSMEGRMTVCNMAIEAGARVGMIAVDDTTIDYIGNRPYSPEGEQWDAAVADWRELVSDADAAFDKVVTFDAADIEPQVSWGTSPEMVTGISGEVPDPNAAADDTIATSHTRALEYMGLSANQKITDIRLDKVFIGSCTNSRIEDLREAAAVAKGQKVADTIMLAMVVPGSGLVKRQAEEEGLDKIFIDAGFEWREPGCSMCLAMNADKLGAGEHCASTSNRNFEGRQGYGGRTHLVSPAMAAAAAIAGHFVDVRRLPANDVSHAKKA
- a CDS encoding dicarboxylate/amino acid:cation symporter produces the protein MTLWTQTPWKTYRDTPLVLKMAAGFLLGIATALIFREQAALLKPLGTLLIHLLSLIAIPVIFLTVVLAVSQMNLPQLGKMGGKLLLYYLTTTALAVLIGVSLALFFNPGEGITLPDASVDKPDIPHFSDILLQIVPRNLFAAFTAGDLMAILFVAIIIGMAVSTMLFSSDEKMRDHGAILDRFFTAMNEMFYRLLNGILLYAPIGVFAISASTFGSQGWATLKSLLYFTGVFYLGLIVLWSVVYTAFISLSRHSVGAFYKNIREAFTTAFFTSSSIATLPIAIKAAKKAGVSEKTANFSLPLGAIFNSDGGALRMGVSLVFAANITGLDLSFSGFVIIVVIGTLLSVGTAGVPAAGLVTLSAVLSMFGLPLEVVALIAGVDALIGMGGTALNVTGDIVGAAVVDDEKPATREKSVPEPLTD
- a CDS encoding LysR family transcriptional regulator, with amino-acid sequence MDTQSLQAFLAVANCQSFSRAAEQLHLTQPAISKRIAVLENQVNSRLFDRIGRRITLTEAGQLLLPRAQHILLAVDDSRRTLANLSGQVGGQLSLATSHHIGLHRLPPLLRRYTQHHPDVHMALRFLDSEQAYQSVLDGTLEIAIVTLAPEPHEQLEVVPVWVDRMCFVCAADHPLCHVPALTLAELCRHASVLPGAQTFTRALLRRRLERYGLELEASMATNYLETLKMMCSVGLGWSLLPESMIDHELVSLDVDTPPLYRPLGYLVHKNRTLSNAARRLIAELEQARESSAMRWVTFTKQETTP